In Pangasianodon hypophthalmus isolate fPanHyp1 chromosome 5, fPanHyp1.pri, whole genome shotgun sequence, the DNA window TGATCAGCTGAATGAGGGGCCTACTAATAAGATGCTGTGCTGCTACGCGAGACCCGTCGTTATAGCAGACATAGGAGTTTAGAATCCGGGCCTTGAGCCCACAGGCATGCTCAAAAGGAACGTCTCGTGTCTGTAAAGGGAATGTCAATGTTTTACAAACACAGAGTACTTTTACTAACCTCCTTACACTGACGGgtgtttgtctgtatgttttgtttttttttaatatatatgccTTGCATATCAGATTAAGACTTCtactacaattactactactactactggaaaaacaactactactaataataataatagtaataataatgtttgtgtgtatagagagggtgaggaagaagaagacgcTAGCAGGTAGAAAGCTGTGgcgttctgtttctttttgaatgTGCTCTATTGTGTGACCGTTGGTCTTAGGCCCGCCTCCTCGCCTGTTCTCAACAAGGTCCTGTAGAGGGCGGATAAATATGTGGGCGCTGCGCGGCGAGTTTTATTGAGCAGTTTGACTTCGAGAGAGCAGCATCATGTCTGGCAGAGGCAAGGGCGGAAAGGGGCTCGGCAAAGGAGGCGCCAAGCGTCACCGTAAAGTTCTTCGCGATAACATCCAGGGAATCACCAAGCCGGCTATTCGCCGTCTGGCTCGCCGTGGCGGTGTTAAGCGTATTTCCGGTCTGATCTACGAAGAGACTCGCGGTGTGCTGAAGGTGTTCCTGGAGAACGTGATCCGCGACGCCGTCACCTACACCGAGCATGCCAAGAGGAAGACGGTCACCGCCATGGATGTGGTGTACGCCCTGAAACGCCAGGGACGCACCCTGTACGGCTTCGGCGGTTAAACGCTCCAACACCGAACGACGCGAACacaacggctcttttaagagccacccaaacatccagaaaaagagctgtttctcgtgctgtgtgtgtgtggggttttttttttttttttttttgcgagggGGCCTTTAAGCAAATGGCGTCAAGCGCCGTACACACGTAGCATACAAGTAGAAGATAATTTCTGTATGAACACATAACGATCATAATAATCTAGTTttcaatgtttatatttagtgtgtacgtgtgtgtgtgtgtgtgtgtgtaaaacgcgTTAGAAGACGGTGGTAGTagagataaatatatacatatacatatatgtatgtgtgtgtgtgtatttttattttattttacttttttcctttagttATAGTGCAcattgtgaatataaaaaggcGGGAAGGGAAACAAAGCGTAGCGGGGGggagcgaggaggaggaggaggaggaggaggaggaggaggaggaggagggcggAGCGGTGGGAGGCTCCCTGTATGAGGCGGGTTGGGATTTtgaccaataaaaaaatgttcttcgcTTGTGCCTAATTACAATGTCGGCCTGTAAATAGAGCGGCCGCGAGGCGGGCGTTATTCATTCTCTCGCAGTTTAcaggagaagcagcagcagcaacatgcCCGACCCAGCCAAGGCCGCTCCCAAGAAGGGATCCAAGAAAGCCGTGACCAAGACGGCCGGCAAAGGAGGCAAGAAGCGCAGAAAGTCCAGGAAGGAGAGCTACGCTATCTACGTGTACAAAGTCCTGAAGCAGGTGCACCCCGACACCGGCATTTCTTCTAAGGCGATGGGCATCATGAACTCGTTCGTGAACGACATCTTCGAGCGTATCGCCGGTGAGTCCTCTCGTCTGGCTCATTACAACAAGCGCTCCACCATCACCTCCAGGGAGATCCAGACCGCCGTGCGCCTGTTGCTTCCCGGCGAGCTGGCCAAGCACGCCGTGTCCGAGGGCACCAAGGCCGTCACCAAGTACACCAGCTCCAAGTAAAGCGCCTTACCGCCGTCTTCATCAACccaacggctcttttaagagccacccactcCTTCATATAAagagcattttcttcttttcctctctgtctctctctctctttctgtgtgtgtgtgtgtgtgtgtgtgtgtgtgtgtgtgtgtgtgtggcgggggGAGGGGGGGCGCGTTCCCCGCCGGCTTTTATCGCGCTGTTTCCCCGCGactgttttgttcattgtgtCAGTTTTGTAGTATGCTAAATGCACAGGTGAGTAAATATAAACTAGATTGTTCGAGCATTGCGcgttgttaaataataattgttgctAAATAATTTTATGGCAGAATGAAGTAATTCTAATCAGTGTTATAGCACtgcaaaataattcaaaatagggttcTAGAGGGACAAAGTAACTCCAATAGGGTAATAGCAATACAAAGTAATTGAAAATGGGCTTATAGGAACAAGAGGTACTTGAAAATAGGTCTATAACAGTGTAACGTCATTCAAATTACCGTATTATAGAGGCACACAGTAATTCAACATAGGGTTGTAGCTGCACTGAGtaattaattcaaaataggattatagcGGCACAGAGTAATTAAATGTAGTGATATGGTACCACAAAGTACTTTCAAATAGGCTCATAGTgacacagagtacttcaaaatagggttatagcagcacgaaataattcaaaatagggttattgCGGTACTAAAGAACTCAGAATAGGATTATAGCGGCACAGAGTTattcaaaataatgtttatagctgtgcaGAGTAATTATAAATAGGATTAAagcagcatgaagtaattcaaattaatgttaGAGTTACCACAAAGTAACTCAAAATAGGATTATAGTTGTGTcgagtaattcaaaatagggttatagaGGGACAGAGTAGTTCAAAATAAGATCGTCGTGGCACggaataattcaaaatagggaTATAGCAACaaaaagtaattcaaaataggcttatagcagcatgaagtaatACAAATTACTGGTACAGCaccacagagtacttcaaaataggctttatagcagcatgaagtaattcaaatgacagcaCCACgaagtacttcaaaataggcttatagcagtgCAGAGTAATTCAAAACAGGGTTACAGCAACTCAAAATATGGTTATAGCATcacaaagtaattcaaaatacgtttattgcatcacacagtgattcaaaataaagttctatcagtgtgaagtaaataaattaatgttacagcacCACAAAGTACTTCAAAACAGGCCTATTGCAGCGCAGAGTAcgtcaaaataggcttatagcagcacagagtacttcaaaacaggcctacagcagcacagagtacttcaaaataggcctatagccgcacagagtacttcaaaataggcttatagcagcgcagagtacttcaacatatggttatagcagcacgatgtacttcaaaataggcttatagcagcacgatgtagtTCAAAACAGGCTTATAGCAGcaggatgtacttcaaaataggcctatagcagcaggatgtacttcaaaataggcctatagccgcacagagtacttcaaaatagggttatagcagcacgatgtacttcaaaataggcttatagccgcacagagtacttcaaaacgggcttatagcagcacgatgtacttcaaaataggcctatagcagcacagagtacttcaaaatgggcctatagccgcacagagtacttcaaaatgggcttatagcagcacgatgtacttcaaaataggcctatagcagcacagagtacttcaaaataggcctatatccgcacagagtacttcaaaacgggcttatagcagcacagagtacttcaaaacgggcttatagcagcacagagtacttcaaaatgggcctatagcagcacagagtacttcaaaacgggcttatagcagcacgatgtacttcaaaataggcctatagcagcgcagagtacttcaaaacgggcctatagcagcacgatgtacttcaaaatgggcttatagcagcgcagagtacttcaaaacgggcttatagcagcacgatgtacttcaaaataggcttatagcagcacgatgtacttcaaaatgggcctatagcagcgcagagtacttcaaaatgggcttatagcagcacagagtacttcaaaacgggcttatagcagcacagagtacttcaaaacgggcttatagcagcacagagtacttcaaaatgggcctatagcagcacagagtacttcaaaacgggcttatagcagcacgatgtacttcaaaatgggcctatagcagcgcagagtacttcaaaatgggcctatagcagcacgatgtacttcaaaataggcttatagcagcgcagagtacttcaaaacgggcttatagcagcacgatgtacttcaaaacgggcttatagcagcacgatgtacttcaaaatgggcctatagcagcgcagagtacttcaaaatgggcttatagcagcgcagagtacttcaaaataggcctatagcagcacagagtacttcaaaataggcttatagcagcacgatgtacttcaaaataggcttatagcagcgcagagtacttcaaaataggcctatagcagcacgatgtacttcaaaatgggcttatagcagcgcagagtacttcaaaatgggcttatagcagcacgatgtacttcaaaatgggcttatagcagcacgatgtacttcaaaatgggcttatagcagcacgatgtacttcaaaatgggcttatagccgcacagagtacttcaaaatgggcttatagcagcacgatgtacttcaaaataggcctatagccgcacagagtacttcaaaataggcctatagcagcacgatgtacttcaaaacgggcctatagcagcgcagagtacttcaaaatgggcttatagcagcacgatgtacttcaaaatgggcttatagcagcacgatgtacttcaaaatgggcttatagcagcacgatgtacttcaaaataggcttatagccgcacagagtacttcaaaatgggcttatagccgcacagagtaatTCTAATCAATGTTATAGCAgcaggaaatacttcaaaataggattcTAGCCATACTGAGTAAATCGCAATCACAAGTTTAAAGCACTGTGgaggaaatacaaaatgtagaagTGTGAAGATAGAAGTgtggagtaaataaaaatgcatttatagcagCATTGGCTACATTTATCAATTAAAACGAGGTGATAGTTGAATAACAACGAATGGGGTTAGAGCTCTGTCGAGTTCATAAGACTAGAGTTACAGCAGTGTGGAATTGAATAAACATAAGGATAtagcagagccgggctaaacggcactagggttagggcagagttgggctaaacggcactagggttagggcagagccgggctaaacggcactagggttagggcagagccgggctaaacggcactagggttagggcagagttgggctaaacggcactagggttagggcagagccgggctaaacggcactagggttagggcagagccgggctaaacggcactagggttaacTAGGGCTAGGGCTAGGGCGGAGACAGGCGCAGGTAACGAGGCGGAGGTGCGCGCCGATCGAGGCGGCCACGAGGCGCACCTGGCGCCCCGGGACCACAAGAGGACGCGGCCGCGCACGAGGAGCGCCAGCCCGAGTGCCGGCGCCAGCCCGAGCGACGAAGACCAGACGAGGACAAAGACGCTGGGAGTCACGCTGCGGGAGTCGCCTCGTCCCTCCGAGCGCGcccgctctctccctctttcgcCCTCGCTCTCCACTCATGTGCTTTACACGGCCCAAAAGGGGCCTCGGTTCACATACTGCACGCCACACTCGGCCGGTGCAAACATAGCAGCAGCACTCACACGGCTCTCCTTCATCTCGGCCCGCAGGCCTCGCAAGGGCCACGCCGTTTTTTGCCCTCTTTTTACACAGCACAACGCACGAAATGCGCGGCCCGCCGGCTCGAGCGCCAGGCGCGCCGTGCACTTTTGTGCCCGCTGCGCGAGATTGGTGCTCTCTTCCTGGCCGTGGCGGGCCTCGGGAGAAACGGGAAAGCCCGTTCTCGCGAAACGCGTGCTTGAACGCTTTGGAGCTTGCCTGACGAGTCTGATTTTCGCCGCGAAATGCCATGAGAAAACACAGTTGCGAGCGCATCGCGGAAGCGCAGTCATTCAGCGGCGCCCGGGTTGAGTCTACAACGTTCTCATGTCTGCTTTTAAGACCAGCCCCCCGGCCGCGGGGAGGGAGGTTCCTGTGTTACACAGCGCCACAGCGATTGACTCTTTTATTCTACTTAgctccgcacacacagacatggcagAAGTCGCTCCCGCGCCCGCCGCCGCGCCGGCCAAAGCGCCCAAGAAGAAAGCAGCTTCGAGGACCAAGAAAGCGGGCCCCAGCGTCGGCGAGCTCATCGTCAAGGCGGTTTCCTCGTCCAAGGAGAGGAGCGGCGTGTCGCTCGCCGCTTTGAAGAAGGCTTTGGCTGCCGGCGGATACGATGTGGAGAAGAACAACTCCCGCGTCAAGCTCGCCGTCAAGAGCCTCGTGACAAAGGGCACTCTGGTGCAGACCAAAGGGACCGGCGCGTCTGGCTCTTTCAAGCTGAACAAGAAGCAGACCGAAGCCAAGAAGCCCGCAAAGAAAGCCGCGCCCAAACCCAAGAAGGCGGCAGCCAAGAAGCccgccgcggctaagaagcccaagAAGGTAGCGGCCAAGAaacccgccgccgccgccaagaaGTCTCCTAAGAAGGCGAAGAagcccgccgccgccgccaagaaAGCCACCAAGAGCCCCAAGAAGGCGAAGAAGCCGGCGACCCCTAAAAAGGCAGCCAAGAGCCCCAAGAAGGCAAAGGCTGTGAAGCCCAAGACAGCAAAGCCCAAAGCGGCAAAGGCGAAAAAGGCAGCccccaaaaagaaataaacatgtttgtgtgtttaattcatgtttttgatccttaaacggctcttttaagagccacccataTTTTCGTTTAAAGAGCGATATTCCCTGTCCTCTCATGACACAAAATTATGCTTTTAGTGGATTGGATTCCTCCTCCCAAAACGGTGACAGAGGCTGTAGGAGGAACATGAACATATGGGCAAACTAGTAAGAATTTACATTTCTCTATAGCGTTGTATAtcattgtgttagtgtgtgcgtttgtatgtctattttcccttctgtctgttttcatgcgctctctctctctctctctctctctctctctctctcacacacacacacacacacacacacacacacacacacacacacacacacacacacaggcggcGTCACAAacgggggtgggaggggtgtcGCGTAGAATAGAATGGTGGGCGGACGCTGGAATTTGACGGCGCGTTTGTGATTGGTTCTTCTGCCACAACGATCTTAGCCAATAAGAGAGCGGCTGTGTTGGCTATATCACGGAGGGCTCGGCGCGTAGTCTTTATTATTTCAGCGTCGTTCGTGGAACAGGTCTGATCATAACCATGAGTGGTCGCGGGAAAACCGGCGGAAAGGCTAGGGCCAAGGCCAAGACTCGTTCCTCCAGAGCTGGGCTGCAGTTCCCTGTGGGCCGTGTGCACAGGCTCCTGCGTAA includes these proteins:
- the LOC128318326 gene encoding histone H1-like, whose translation is MSAFKTSPPAAGREVPVLHSATAIDSFILLSSAHTDMAEVAPAPAAAPAKAPKKKAASRTKKAGPSVGELIVKAVSSSKERSGVSLAALKKALAAGGYDVEKNNSRVKLAVKSLVTKGTLVQTKGTGASGSFKLNKKQTEAKKPAKKAAPKPKKAAAKKPAAAKKPKKVAAKKPAAAAKKSPKKAKKPAAAAKKATKSPKKAKKPATPKKAAKSPKKAKAVKPKTAKPKAAKAKKAAPKKK
- the LOC128318363 gene encoding histone H4; its protein translation is MSGRGKGGKGLGKGGAKRHRKVLRDNIQGITKPAIRRLARRGGVKRISGLIYEETRGVLKVFLENVIRDAVTYTEHAKRKTVTAMDVVYALKRQGRTLYGFGG
- the LOC128318384 gene encoding histone H2B-like, yielding MPDPAKAAPKKGSKKAVTKTAGKGGKKRRKSRKESYAIYVYKVLKQVHPDTGISSKAMGIMNSFVNDIFERIAGESSRLAHYNKRSTITSREIQTAVRLLLPGELAKHAVSEGTKAVTKYTSSK